One genomic region from Rosa rugosa chromosome 1, drRosRugo1.1, whole genome shotgun sequence encodes:
- the LOC133710752 gene encoding uncharacterized protein LOC133710752 isoform X1, translated as MRFKKGSNVEVLRKKEVPSGSWCCAKIICRDGHKYTVRYDGVEAANDETIVERVHRTAIRPCPPPLEVTENWVPGDVVEVFNNFSWKMATISDVLGSKYFLVRIVGSCREYKVGKLEVRVRQFWQDDKWVVVGKGSSQYENGKHGAISTLKYSQKSCLEAQKVKFQKSHTASSQNLKRGSSYLYSQDEAHGGATEKFRVVEKEGRCHRVIASNLSRLAEQVDVALPSQILGGKEIRASLNNRSTVLSEVDLEKRKPSGNVGCLFAVNLKSEDVDTVTCSVGSCSIGSNDPYKSPHHVSSGSTGDFEDQFCDAESVCQLGYEEGNCVLPTKKELAAEIHRLELQAYRCTIEALHASGPLSWEQEELVTNLRLSLHISNDEHLMELRNLISADNNIQIR; from the exons ATGAGATTCAAAAAAGGGAGCAATGTGGAAGTCCTGAGGAAAAAGGAGGTGCCTTCAGGATCTTGGTGCTGTGCCAAGATCATCTGCCGTGACGGCCACAAGTATACTGTTAGATATGATGGAGTAGAGGCTGCTAATGATGAGACCATTGTGGAGAGGGTACACAGAACTGCAATTAGGCCTTGCCCTCCTCCACTGGAAGTTACAGAGAATTGGGTTCCTGGTGATGTTGTTGAGGTATTCAACAATTTTTCATGGAAAATGGCCACCATTTCTGATGTTTTAGGAAGCAAGTACTTTTTGGTCAGGATAGTTGGATCCTGCCGGGAATATAAAGTTGGGAAACTGGAAGTTCGAGTCAGACAGTTCTGGCAAGATGACAAATGGGTTGTGGTTGGAAAG GGTTCAAGCCAATATGAGAATGGAAAGCACGGTGCAATTTCAACTCTAAAGTACAGCCAAAAATCATGCCTTGAAGCTCAGAAAGTCAAATTCCAGAAATCCCACACTGCATCCTCTCAGAATCTGAAGAGAGGATCATCCTACTTGTATTCTCAAGATGAAGCACATGGTGGAGCTACTGAGAAGTTTCGAGTAGTTGAGAAAGAAGGCAGGTGTCACAGAGTCATTGCTAGCAACTTATCTAGATTAGCTGAACAGGTAGATGTTGCTTTGCCAAGTCAGATACTGGGTGGAAAAGAAATACGTGCTTCTCTTAACAACAGATCAACTGTATTGTCTGAGGTTGATTTAGAAAAGAGGAAACCAAGTGGTAATGTTGGGTGTTTATTTGCTGTTAACTTAAAGTCGGAAGATGTCGATACTGTTACGTGCTCAGTAGGTAGTTGTAGCATCGGTAGCAATGATCCCTATAAGTCACCTCATCATGTTTCTTCTGGATCTACTGGAGATTTTGAAGACCAGTTTTGTGATGCTGAATCTGTTTGTCAGTTGGGATATGAGGAAGGAAACTGTGTCCTTCCCACAAAGAAAGAATTGGCTGCTGAGATCCATAGGTTAGAGCTGCAAGCCTACCGTTGCACGATAGAGGCATTGCATGCATCAGGACCTTTAAGCTGGGAGCAAGAAGAATTGGTGACAAATCTTCGTCTTTCGCTTCATATATCAAATGATGAACATTTAATGGAGCTTAGAAACTTAATTTCTGCAGATAACAACATTCAAATTAGATGA
- the LOC133710752 gene encoding uncharacterized protein LOC133710752 isoform X2 yields MRFKKGSNVEVLRKKEVPSGSWCCAKIICRDGHKYTVRYDGVEAANDETIVERVHRTAIRPCPPPLEVTENWVPGDVVEVFNNFSWKMATISDVLGSKYFLVRIVGSCREYKVGKLEVRVRQFWQDDKWVVVGKGSSQYENGKHGAISTLKYSQKSCLEAQKVKFQKSHTASSQNLKRGSSYLYSQDEAHGGATEKFRVVEKEGRCHRVIASNLSRLAEQVDVALPSQILGGKEIRASLNNRSTVLSEVDLEKRKPSGNVGCLFAVNLKSEDVDTVTCSVGSCSIGSNDPYKSPHHVSSGSTGDFEDQFCDAESVCQLGYEEGNCVLPTKKELAAEIHRLELQAYRCTIEALHASGPLSWEQEELGLSRRIVPLLPSLQS; encoded by the exons ATGAGATTCAAAAAAGGGAGCAATGTGGAAGTCCTGAGGAAAAAGGAGGTGCCTTCAGGATCTTGGTGCTGTGCCAAGATCATCTGCCGTGACGGCCACAAGTATACTGTTAGATATGATGGAGTAGAGGCTGCTAATGATGAGACCATTGTGGAGAGGGTACACAGAACTGCAATTAGGCCTTGCCCTCCTCCACTGGAAGTTACAGAGAATTGGGTTCCTGGTGATGTTGTTGAGGTATTCAACAATTTTTCATGGAAAATGGCCACCATTTCTGATGTTTTAGGAAGCAAGTACTTTTTGGTCAGGATAGTTGGATCCTGCCGGGAATATAAAGTTGGGAAACTGGAAGTTCGAGTCAGACAGTTCTGGCAAGATGACAAATGGGTTGTGGTTGGAAAG GGTTCAAGCCAATATGAGAATGGAAAGCACGGTGCAATTTCAACTCTAAAGTACAGCCAAAAATCATGCCTTGAAGCTCAGAAAGTCAAATTCCAGAAATCCCACACTGCATCCTCTCAGAATCTGAAGAGAGGATCATCCTACTTGTATTCTCAAGATGAAGCACATGGTGGAGCTACTGAGAAGTTTCGAGTAGTTGAGAAAGAAGGCAGGTGTCACAGAGTCATTGCTAGCAACTTATCTAGATTAGCTGAACAGGTAGATGTTGCTTTGCCAAGTCAGATACTGGGTGGAAAAGAAATACGTGCTTCTCTTAACAACAGATCAACTGTATTGTCTGAGGTTGATTTAGAAAAGAGGAAACCAAGTGGTAATGTTGGGTGTTTATTTGCTGTTAACTTAAAGTCGGAAGATGTCGATACTGTTACGTGCTCAGTAGGTAGTTGTAGCATCGGTAGCAATGATCCCTATAAGTCACCTCATCATGTTTCTTCTGGATCTACTGGAGATTTTGAAGACCAGTTTTGTGATGCTGAATCTGTTTGTCAGTTGGGATATGAGGAAGGAAACTGTGTCCTTCCCACAAAGAAAGAATTGGCTGCTGAGATCCATAGGTTAGAGCTGCAAGCCTACCGTTGCACGATAGAGGCATTGCATGCATCAGGACCTTTAAGCTGGGAGCAAGAAGAATTG GGCCTAAGTAGGAGGATTGTCCCCTTACTTCCAAGTCTCCAAAGTTGA
- the LOC133710781 gene encoding cytochrome P450 734A1, with protein MELWSWLKFVSLCFILGVFGLRIVVLLWWRPRRIEEHFSRQGIRGPPYQFFIGNVKELVGMMIKASSQTMPSSCHNILPRVLPFYHHWKKIYGASFLVWFGPTVRLTVSDPDLIREVFTSKSEFYEKNEAHPLVKQLEGDGLLSLKGEKWAHHRKIITPTFHMENLKLLIPVMATSMVDMMDKWSAMSSDSGEVEIEVSESFQTLTEDIITRTAFGSSYEDGKAIFRLQAQQVLFVAEAFQKVFIPGFRFVPTRRNINSWKLDKEIRKKLMELIDRRRENSINNVNGKCSKDLLGLMIQASDSSSPPSNLDAITVNDIVEECKSFFFAGSQTTSNLLTWTTVLLAMHPQWQLQARAEVLRVCGSRDIPTKDDVVKLKTLNMILNESLRLYPPTVATIRRSRTDVELGGYKIPRGTELLIPILAVHHDQSLWGNDVNEFNPARFAEGVARAAKHPVAFIPFGLGLRTCIGQNLALLQAKLALAIMLQRFSFKMSPTYQHAPTVLMMLYPQYGAPVIFQRLPQDQGQDQGS; from the exons ATGGAGCTATGGTCCTGGCTCAAGTTTGTGTCCCTGTGTTTCATTCTTGGAGTTTTTGGTCTGAGGATTGTGGTGTTGCTTTGGTGGAGGCCCAGAAGAATTGAGGAGCATTTCTCAAGGCAAGGGATCAGAGGACCTCCTTATCAGTTCTTCATTGGAAATGTCAAAGAGCTTGTGGGGATGATGATCAAGGCCTCTTCTCAAACCATGCCTTCTTCCTGTCACAATATTCTCCCCAGAGTCCTCCCTTTTTACCATCACTGGAAAAAAATCTATG GTGCATCATTTCTTGTGTGGTTCGGACCAACAGTTCGGCTCACCGTCTCCGACCCCGATCTTATCCGCGAAGTATTTACTTCCAAGTCGGAATTCTACGAGAAAAATGAGGCTCACCCACTAGTGAAGCAACTCGAAGGCGACGGCCTCTTGAGCCTTAAAGGTGAGAAATGGGCTCACCACAGAAAGATCATTACCCCTACATTTCATATGGAGAATCTCAAG TTACTCATACCTGTCATGGCAACGAGTATGGTGGATATGATGGACAAATGGTCAGCAATGTCGTCCGACTCTGGTGAGGTTGAGATTGAAGTTTCCGAATCGTTCCAAACCCTAACCGAAGACATTATTACCCGAACTGCATTTGGAAGCAGCTACGAAGACGGCAAAGCCATTTTCAGGCTACAAGCTCAGCAAGTGCTCTTCGTTGCCGAGGCCTTTCAAAAAGTCTTCATTCCCGGCTTTAG aTTTGTACCCACGAGACGAAACATAAACTCGTGGAAATTGGATAAGGAAATTCGGAAAAAGCTCATGGAGTTGATCGATCGACGGAGAGAAAATTCGATCAACAATGTGAACGGAAAATGTTCCAAGGATTTATTGGGGCTTATGATTCAGGCCTCGGATTCTTCTTCACCACCATCCAATCTTGACGCCATCACTGTGAACGACATTgttgaagagtgcaagagcttctTCTTTGCTGGCAGCCAAACCACATCCAATTTGCTGACGTGGACGACGGTTCTCTTGGCAATGCACCCTCAGTGGCAGCTGCAGGCACGTGCCGAGGTGCTCAGGGTGTGCGGATCACGTGACATACCCACCAAAGACGATGTCGTAAAGCTCAAGACG CTCAATATGATCCTGAATGAATCTCTAAGGTTGTACCCGCCTACCGTCGCGACGATCCGACGGTCCAGAACGGATGTGGAGCTCGGGGGATATAAGATCCCCCGTGGTACCGAGCTTTTGATCCCAATCCTGGCCGTTCATCATGATCAGAGCTTATGGGGAAATGACGTGAATGAGTTCAACCCGGCCCGGTTCGCGGAGGGCGTGGCTCGGGCCGCCAAGCATCCGGTGGCGTTCATTccatttgggcttgggctccgCACGTGCATCGGGCAAAATCTAGCGCTGTTGCAGGCGAAATTGGCCCTCGCCATCATGCTCCAACGGTTCTCGTTTAAGATGTCCCCCACTTATCAACACGCACCAACGGTCCTGATGATGCTTTACCCTCAATATGGTGCACCCGTCATTTTTCAGCGTCTCCCCCAAGATCAAGGACAGGATCAAGGGTCTTGA